The following are encoded together in the Magnetospirillum gryphiswaldense MSR-1 v2 genome:
- a CDS encoding sulfotransferase domain-containing protein, with product MVETLTEKCVFVDGLTRTGKMLVTPLVSNLKHVEYVNIAVEIENWGLLWRMGFVDSSTAAASIRMALNYFSYERMVGRHLNTRSTDQYSIYKSLNLTSLLQRSVEPDGRRAVEKYRKEGYIPCFVTHDTLPNIEVFLEAHPGLIVINPLRHPVDTVMSWYRRGWGQRYGTDPLAFTPTVATDKAPVPWWAMDKVDEYAVASPLERSVMGVLAAEKTYDDAMKRLGADASSHVYTLCFEHMAVNPEEELGKLADFLGTEIPAEMRTIYARERVPRCLDVAEQQAKLKEIKDGVSAACFDAIVAGSRIYEARFGLPEVA from the coding sequence ATGGTCGAGACGCTGACGGAAAAGTGCGTATTCGTCGATGGATTGACTCGGACGGGCAAGATGTTGGTCACGCCTTTAGTGTCCAACTTGAAGCATGTTGAGTACGTCAACATTGCCGTAGAGATCGAGAACTGGGGCCTGTTGTGGCGAATGGGATTCGTCGATTCCAGCACTGCCGCAGCGTCGATCCGTATGGCGCTGAATTATTTCAGCTACGAGCGCATGGTTGGTCGCCACCTCAACACACGGTCGACCGATCAGTACAGCATCTATAAGTCGCTCAACCTCACGTCATTACTTCAGCGCAGCGTCGAGCCAGATGGTCGGCGTGCCGTCGAGAAATACCGGAAAGAAGGCTACATCCCCTGTTTCGTTACCCATGATACGCTCCCCAACATCGAAGTGTTTCTTGAGGCGCATCCCGGATTGATCGTTATCAATCCACTGCGTCATCCGGTTGATACAGTGATGTCCTGGTACCGGCGCGGCTGGGGGCAGCGTTATGGCACAGACCCCTTGGCGTTCACACCGACCGTGGCCACCGATAAAGCTCCGGTGCCGTGGTGGGCTATGGACAAGGTCGATGAATACGCTGTCGCTTCACCGTTGGAACGCTCTGTTATGGGCGTGCTCGCTGCCGAGAAAACATACGACGATGCCATGAAGCGGCTGGGCGCCGACGCCAGTAGCCACGTCTACACCTTGTGCTTCGAGCACATGGCGGTGAATCCGGAAGAGGAATTGGGCAAGTTGGCGGATTTCTTGGGAACCGAAATTCCGGCAGAGATGCGCACCATCTACGCGCGTGAACGCGTTCCCCGCTGCCTTGATGTTGCCGAGCAGCAGGCGAAACTCAAGGAAATCAAGGACGGCGTTTCCGCCGCGTGTTTCGACGCGATCGTCGCAGGCAGTCGGATCTACGAGGCCCGGTTTGGTCTGCCGGAGGTCGCATGA
- the hisH gene encoding imidazole glycerol phosphate synthase subunit HisH — protein MTAKVTIVDYESGNIFSVASALRQCGAEPIISADPTTIARAERLIIPGVGAFHEAMRRLRAKGLVDAIRSFGVSGRPYLGICLGMQLLLEESEEFGLCQGLGLFKGRVVPVLNVDTLGRRLKIPQIGWNRLIPSEGSTALPDLLQPSNRASDVYFVHSFMAVPEQAARVADCVYGGHRVCAAIQSDAGWGMQFHPEKSGEYGLGILRNFLSI, from the coding sequence ATGACGGCCAAGGTCACCATTGTCGATTATGAAAGTGGAAACATTTTCAGCGTTGCCAGCGCGCTACGTCAGTGTGGTGCTGAGCCGATTATCAGCGCGGATCCAACGACGATTGCTCGTGCCGAGCGTTTGATCATTCCCGGAGTGGGAGCCTTTCACGAGGCGATGCGGCGATTGCGGGCCAAGGGACTTGTCGATGCGATCCGATCTTTCGGGGTATCGGGTCGTCCGTATTTAGGCATTTGCCTGGGCATGCAGCTCTTGCTTGAGGAAAGCGAGGAGTTCGGTTTATGCCAAGGTCTTGGTTTGTTCAAAGGCCGGGTTGTCCCGGTGCTGAATGTGGATACCTTGGGACGGCGGCTGAAGATCCCGCAGATTGGCTGGAACCGGTTGATTCCCAGCGAGGGGAGCACTGCGCTACCGGATCTCCTGCAACCAAGCAACCGCGCGTCGGATGTGTATTTCGTTCATTCATTTATGGCGGTTCCCGAGCAGGCGGCCCGTGTTGCCGATTGTGTCTATGGTGGTCACCGCGTCTGCGCCGCTATTCAGTCCGATGCGGGATGGGGCATGCAGTTCCATCCTGAAAAGAGTGGCGAATATGGCCTCGGTATCCTGAGGAACTTTCTTTCGATCTAA
- a CDS encoding class I SAM-dependent methyltransferase — translation MTTDFSDLHQTIAAILEKEISEVPESYNKKRPYQSYERIQFPGIRWSVEKRITEYGLTRFLGADKVVLDIGSNFGFFVTEFAMTGGSAHGVEWNGYLNDIGRATAQALGVSGKVDFFTCSFEDFIAPLQYDVVFSLAAFYTADGHERTAARDYFGKVEAMLKPGGVVFYESTSYTKTEGSEAYSHYLARTSVLDWLRENMELVEEYETPSGSDGYFRQFAVARRV, via the coding sequence ATGACTACGGATTTTTCCGATCTTCATCAGACCATTGCCGCTATCTTGGAAAAAGAAATCTCTGAAGTTCCAGAGAGCTATAACAAGAAGCGGCCCTATCAATCGTATGAACGGATTCAATTTCCTGGCATTCGATGGTCGGTGGAGAAGCGGATTACCGAATACGGCCTTACCCGTTTTCTCGGCGCTGACAAAGTGGTGTTGGACATCGGTTCCAACTTTGGTTTCTTCGTGACCGAATTCGCCATGACCGGCGGCTCGGCCCACGGTGTCGAATGGAACGGCTATCTGAACGATATCGGCCGCGCCACCGCCCAGGCGTTGGGTGTGTCAGGCAAGGTTGATTTTTTCACCTGTTCCTTTGAGGATTTTATCGCCCCGCTACAATACGACGTCGTTTTTTCTCTCGCGGCCTTCTACACCGCTGACGGGCATGAGCGCACCGCCGCCCGGGATTATTTCGGCAAGGTCGAGGCGATGTTGAAGCCCGGGGGCGTGGTATTCTACGAATCCACCTCGTACACCAAGACCGAAGGCAGCGAGGCTTATTCCCATTACTTGGCGCGGACTTCTGTGCTCGATTGGCTACGGGAGAACATGGAATTGGTGGAGGAATATGAAACCCCGTCGGGAAGTGATGGGTATTTCCGCCAATTTGCCGTGGCGCGCCGGGTCTAG
- the hisF gene encoding imidazole glycerol phosphate synthase subunit HisF — MSFRLIARLDVKAPYLIKGVHLEGLRKLGHPRLFSERYYHDGIDEIVYIDAVASLYQRNTITDLVRETAKNVFIPITVGGGIRSVEDAKGLLQSGADKVAVNTEAIRRPDLISEIANRFGAQCMVLSVQAKRTGNQWEAYCDQGRERTGLDVIDWVRRGTELGAGEILLTSVDREGTGTGFDLDLVRAVTQAVSVPVIASGGMGRSTDMVEAAEAGADAVAMARVLHYNEVTLSDVRSHARAVGLVIREFM; from the coding sequence ATGTCCTTTCGTTTGATCGCACGGCTTGATGTCAAGGCGCCCTATCTAATCAAGGGCGTCCATTTGGAAGGCTTGCGCAAGCTGGGGCATCCTCGATTATTTTCCGAACGCTATTACCATGATGGGATCGACGAGATCGTTTACATTGATGCCGTTGCCAGCCTTTACCAGCGCAATACCATCACCGACCTCGTGCGTGAAACCGCTAAAAACGTTTTTATCCCGATCACTGTCGGCGGCGGCATTCGATCGGTCGAGGACGCCAAGGGGTTGCTGCAATCAGGGGCCGACAAGGTGGCGGTCAACACCGAGGCGATCCGTCGCCCGGATTTGATTTCGGAAATCGCCAACCGTTTTGGGGCTCAATGCATGGTTTTGTCCGTTCAGGCCAAACGCACTGGAAACCAATGGGAAGCGTATTGCGATCAGGGACGGGAACGGACCGGGTTGGATGTGATCGACTGGGTCAGGCGGGGGACAGAACTCGGCGCCGGCGAGATTTTACTGACGTCGGTTGACCGGGAAGGTACCGGGACGGGCTTCGATCTGGACTTGGTGCGCGCCGTTACGCAAGCCGTGTCCGTTCCGGTGATCGCCAGCGGTGGAATGGGGCGGTCAACAGACATGGTCGAAGCCGCCGAGGCTGGAGCAGATGCGGTAGCAATGGCTCGGGTTCTGCATTACAACGAGGTCACGTTATCTGACGTGCGGTCGCATGCACGTGCGGTCGGCCTCGTTATTCGTGAATTCATGTAA
- a CDS encoding SDR family oxidoreductase gives MGYRQPDRFRIRPTDDGQGKAAMSTGKQLNRDLFSLAGKVAVVTGGTGIQGVRIIRGLAAFGADVAVVDLDPELCETQAKALCAEYGVRAIGVCCDVSQKDQVDAMVKRVVAELGGIHVLHNNAATKSKNPQDFFVPFEDFSFDVWRDIMSVNLDGVFLVAQAVGKQMLSQGTGGSIIQVSSTYGVVGPDFRIYDGSQYMGFRISTPPAYSASKAAVCGLTRYLATWWGPKGIRVNTLVPGGIESGQNEVFQDNYGARVPLGRMANVDEMVGAVVYLASDASSYMTGQMVVVDGGWTAW, from the coding sequence GTGGGATATCGACAACCTGATCGATTTCGAATTCGTCCAACTGATGATGGCCAAGGAAAAGCAGCAATGAGCACCGGAAAGCAGTTGAATCGCGATCTGTTTTCGCTGGCCGGTAAGGTGGCGGTAGTCACCGGCGGTACCGGTATTCAAGGCGTCCGCATCATCCGGGGCTTGGCGGCGTTCGGTGCCGACGTGGCCGTCGTCGATCTTGACCCGGAGCTTTGCGAGACCCAGGCAAAAGCCCTGTGCGCGGAATACGGTGTGCGGGCCATCGGCGTCTGCTGCGACGTGTCGCAAAAGGATCAGGTGGACGCCATGGTGAAGCGGGTAGTGGCGGAACTGGGTGGAATCCATGTTCTTCACAATAACGCAGCCACCAAGAGCAAAAATCCCCAGGATTTCTTCGTTCCCTTTGAAGATTTCAGCTTCGATGTCTGGCGCGACATCATGAGCGTCAATCTGGACGGTGTGTTTCTGGTGGCTCAGGCTGTGGGCAAGCAGATGCTCAGCCAGGGCACCGGCGGTTCGATTATTCAGGTTTCGTCCACCTATGGTGTCGTCGGCCCCGATTTCCGCATTTACGACGGTTCGCAATACATGGGCTTCCGGATCAGCACCCCGCCGGCTTATTCGGCTTCAAAAGCCGCAGTTTGCGGTTTGACCCGTTATCTCGCCACGTGGTGGGGGCCCAAGGGCATCCGCGTCAACACTTTGGTTCCCGGTGGGATCGAGAGCGGCCAAAACGAGGTCTTTCAGGACAATTATGGCGCACGCGTGCCGTTGGGACGCATGGCGAATGTGGACGAAATGGTGGGCGCTGTGGTTTATCTTGCCTCCGACGCGTCCAGCTACATGACCGGCCAGATGGTTGTGGTCGATGGCGGGTGGACCGCTTGGTGA
- a CDS encoding cytidylyltransferase domain-containing protein — translation MKRLCTICARGGSKGLPSKNIRLLEGKPLIAHTIEQAKRLRHLFVGIAVSSDSEEILAVAREYGVDFAIRRPDSMATDTASKLPPIQHAVEAVEAALSIHIGAIVDLDPTSPLRGDDDVVGAVALFDKTGCQSVLTGAPARKSPYFNQMEWDEGGFVRLVKPLANPPFRRQDGPQVFDMNAAVYVWRRDRFMVDPKVFYEDSQLFVMPEERSWDIDNLIDFEFVQLMMAKEKQQ, via the coding sequence ATGAAGCGTCTTTGCACCATCTGTGCCCGCGGCGGTTCGAAGGGCCTGCCCAGCAAGAACATCCGCTTGCTTGAGGGCAAGCCGTTAATCGCCCATACCATCGAGCAAGCCAAGCGTTTACGCCATTTGTTCGTCGGCATCGCGGTGTCGTCGGATTCAGAGGAAATCCTGGCGGTCGCCAGAGAATACGGGGTCGATTTCGCCATTCGCCGCCCGGATTCCATGGCCACGGATACGGCTTCTAAATTGCCGCCCATCCAGCACGCGGTTGAAGCCGTTGAGGCCGCGTTGAGCATCCATATCGGCGCGATCGTCGATCTGGACCCGACCTCACCGCTGCGCGGTGATGACGATGTGGTCGGCGCCGTCGCTTTGTTCGACAAGACCGGGTGCCAATCGGTGTTGACGGGGGCTCCGGCCCGCAAGTCTCCCTATTTCAACCAGATGGAATGGGACGAGGGCGGTTTCGTTCGTTTGGTCAAGCCCTTGGCAAATCCGCCGTTCCGCCGTCAGGACGGTCCGCAAGTGTTCGACATGAACGCTGCCGTATATGTCTGGCGCCGGGATCGCTTCATGGTTGACCCCAAGGTCTTTTATGAAGACAGCCAATTGTTCGTGATGCCCGAAGAACGGTCGTGGGATATCGACAACCTGATCGATTTCGAATTCGTCCAACTGATGATGGCCAAGGAAAAGCAGCAATGA
- a CDS encoding N-acetyl sugar amidotransferase, whose amino-acid sequence MQKIIYPSSIDTRPFEGAGSGMARYGLPATVQFCKRCVISNQRPNSSVEFRNTADSHKATIHFDADGICDACRLSEQKALTIDWSERDRELRELCDRYRRNDGHYDCLVPGSGGKDSFYAAHVLKYKYGMTPLTVTWAPHTYTPWGWDNFQRWIHAGFDNNLFTPNARVHRLLTRLAVDVLFHPFQAFILGQKNLAPKMAALYDIPLVIYGESEAEYGNPRGDAEKAKRDWTYFTANAESDIFLGGVSVADLKEKFGLKQNDLDAYLPANPEKLGKVGVEVHYLGYYLKWHPQSCYYYSVEHGGFQPSPERTPGTYSKYNSIDDRIDDFHYYTTFIKFGIGRATYDAAQEVRSGDIDRNEAVALVRRYDGEWPERFADEIFRYLSITEKEFPEAHMMFERPILDREYFMRLSDQYRSPHLWRYQDGAWSLRNTVWQGG is encoded by the coding sequence ATGCAAAAAATCATTTACCCGTCCTCCATTGATACTCGTCCTTTCGAGGGTGCAGGCAGCGGTATGGCACGTTACGGGCTGCCGGCGACGGTTCAGTTCTGCAAGCGATGCGTGATCTCGAATCAGCGGCCCAATTCTTCGGTGGAGTTCCGCAACACCGCCGACAGCCACAAAGCCACTATCCATTTCGACGCGGATGGAATCTGTGACGCCTGCCGTTTATCGGAACAAAAGGCGCTGACGATCGACTGGTCCGAACGCGACCGTGAATTGCGCGAATTGTGTGACCGCTATCGTCGCAATGACGGCCATTACGATTGCCTTGTCCCGGGTTCCGGGGGCAAGGACAGCTTCTATGCCGCTCACGTGCTCAAGTACAAATATGGCATGACGCCGCTGACCGTGACCTGGGCCCCGCATACCTATACGCCGTGGGGCTGGGACAATTTTCAGCGCTGGATTCACGCCGGTTTCGACAACAATCTGTTCACCCCCAACGCCCGGGTTCACCGTTTGTTGACCCGGTTGGCCGTGGACGTGTTGTTCCATCCCTTCCAAGCTTTTATTTTGGGGCAGAAGAACTTGGCCCCTAAAATGGCGGCGCTCTACGACATTCCCTTGGTGATCTATGGCGAAAGCGAAGCCGAATACGGCAATCCGCGCGGCGACGCCGAAAAGGCCAAACGCGATTGGACGTATTTCACCGCCAACGCCGAAAGCGATATCTTCCTGGGGGGTGTGTCGGTTGCCGATTTGAAGGAAAAATTCGGCCTGAAGCAGAATGATCTGGATGCGTATCTGCCGGCTAATCCGGAAAAGCTGGGCAAGGTCGGTGTCGAGGTTCACTACCTGGGCTATTATCTGAAATGGCACCCGCAAAGCTGCTATTACTACTCAGTCGAGCACGGTGGGTTCCAACCGTCGCCCGAGCGCACGCCCGGCACCTACAGCAAGTACAACAGCATTGATGATCGTATCGACGATTTTCACTACTACACCACGTTCATCAAGTTCGGCATCGGTCGCGCCACCTACGATGCCGCCCAAGAGGTTCGTTCCGGCGACATCGACCGGAACGAGGCCGTGGCGCTGGTGCGGCGTTATGACGGCGAATGGCCTGAGCGTTTCGCCGACGAGATCTTCCGCTATCTCAGCATCACCGAAAAAGAGTTTCCGGAAGCGCACATGATGTTCGAACGGCCGATCTTGGACCGCGAATATTTCATGAGATTGAGTGATCAATACCGCTCGCCCCATCTGTGGCGGTATCAAGATGGCGCGTGGAGTTTGCGTAACACCGTCTGGCAGGGAGGTTAA
- a CDS encoding class I SAM-dependent methyltransferase yields MLLALGLIGRDLIGSYKTGYLDLLSLRSCFFMSDIHGEAEAFDRQIAERIANGHIPDLRRVQDCDYFYANPWRRKAYVDLDFGQLFSRFDKALREHARSEPGQPLRILEVGSGPGYLALELARAGHDVTGIDVSTGAVAVARKYAEEDPWKAERGPLRYLVDDFQTTAELVAGSFDAVLFMGALHHFPDQGGVGQRVEELLKPGGVVLVHEPTRDRISEPMIELHYLIRLLLSLGGGYHETLPIPETPEQRAELFHEIKKEVEFVDESGDKTQSPNDNEAGYKEMRVMLSRFQVVHEEDTYAFFHEVIGGLRFDEATNAKLALYLRDADARLVKGGVLPAYEFFFIGRKGG; encoded by the coding sequence GTGCTGTTGGCGCTCGGCCTGATCGGGCGGGACTTGATTGGAAGCTACAAAACTGGTTATCTTGATCTTTTGTCTCTTCGGAGCTGTTTTTTCATGTCTGACATTCACGGCGAGGCTGAAGCATTCGATCGCCAAATCGCTGAACGCATCGCAAATGGTCACATCCCTGATCTTCGTCGGGTTCAGGATTGTGATTATTTTTACGCCAATCCCTGGCGTCGAAAGGCCTATGTCGATTTGGACTTTGGCCAATTGTTCTCCCGCTTCGACAAGGCATTACGGGAGCATGCCCGGTCAGAGCCTGGACAGCCCTTGCGCATCTTGGAAGTTGGCAGCGGCCCAGGTTATTTGGCGTTGGAATTGGCGCGCGCCGGTCACGATGTCACTGGCATTGATGTTTCCACCGGAGCGGTGGCCGTAGCTCGCAAGTACGCAGAGGAAGACCCCTGGAAGGCGGAACGGGGCCCGTTGCGCTATTTGGTGGACGACTTCCAGACCACCGCTGAATTGGTGGCCGGTTCATTCGACGCCGTGTTGTTCATGGGGGCGCTGCATCACTTTCCCGACCAGGGCGGTGTTGGCCAAAGAGTGGAAGAACTGCTGAAGCCCGGAGGGGTGGTGTTGGTCCACGAGCCCACCCGTGACCGTATCTCTGAACCGATGATCGAGCTGCATTACCTGATCCGGTTGCTGCTGTCCTTAGGTGGCGGTTATCACGAAACGCTGCCGATTCCCGAGACCCCGGAACAGAGAGCAGAGCTCTTTCACGAGATCAAGAAAGAGGTTGAATTCGTCGATGAGAGTGGTGACAAGACCCAGTCGCCAAACGATAACGAAGCCGGCTACAAAGAAATGAGGGTCATGCTCAGTCGCTTTCAGGTGGTTCACGAGGAAGATACCTACGCCTTCTTCCACGAGGTCATCGGCGGCTTGCGTTTCGACGAGGCGACCAATGCCAAATTGGCCCTCTATCTGCGTGATGCCGATGCGCGTCTGGTCAAGGGCGGAGTGCTGCCTGCTTACGAGTTCTTCTTCATTGGCCGCAAGGGAGGATGA
- a CDS encoding 6-hydroxymethylpterin diphosphokinase MptE-like protein: MMEATQNGELAYKLVRRMDQITWDRVGPSIVENVHRNSKLLSQGRSLADLRHQVVGEGDSAIVIAAGPSIKRRDPLATIRESSYKGALVVTESAIAYCLRNGIVPDLCVTLDPHATRVVRWFGDPELTREKIEADDYYARQDMDEFFADQVSSNVQVLRMLDEHGPKIRIALCTSASKAVVDRVLQTGMQVYWWNPMMDDPDLPDSVTRTFYDLNGLPAVNAGGNVGSACWMMANAVLGKKHVAVTGMDLGYYGDTPYYNTQYYHEAVDLVGKENLDKLYPRFFNPHVSEWFYTDPAYLWYRECFIEMTQDPDCKTYNCTEGGCLFADHIDSIPLADFLRRHG; encoded by the coding sequence ATGATGGAAGCCACCCAGAACGGTGAACTGGCGTATAAATTGGTCCGGCGTATGGATCAAATCACCTGGGATCGCGTTGGGCCCTCGATTGTTGAGAACGTTCACCGCAACAGCAAATTGCTGTCACAGGGACGTTCATTGGCTGATTTGCGCCACCAAGTGGTGGGCGAGGGCGACAGCGCCATCGTTATCGCCGCCGGCCCCAGCATCAAGCGTCGTGATCCCCTGGCCACCATCAGGGAATCCAGCTACAAGGGCGCACTGGTGGTGACTGAAAGCGCCATCGCCTATTGTCTGCGCAACGGCATCGTCCCTGATCTGTGTGTGACCCTGGATCCCCATGCGACCCGCGTGGTCCGCTGGTTCGGCGATCCCGAACTCACCCGCGAGAAGATCGAAGCCGATGACTATTACGCACGCCAGGATATGGACGAATTCTTCGCCGATCAGGTGAGTTCCAACGTGCAAGTGTTGCGCATGCTCGACGAACATGGGCCGAAAATTCGTATCGCCTTGTGCACCTCGGCGTCCAAGGCCGTGGTTGATCGCGTCCTGCAGACCGGCATGCAAGTCTATTGGTGGAATCCCATGATGGATGATCCCGACCTGCCGGACAGTGTTACTCGGACGTTCTACGATCTCAACGGTTTGCCGGCGGTCAACGCAGGCGGCAATGTGGGCTCGGCCTGCTGGATGATGGCCAATGCAGTTCTCGGCAAGAAGCATGTGGCGGTTACGGGAATGGATCTGGGATATTACGGCGATACGCCTTACTACAATACCCAGTACTATCATGAAGCTGTTGACCTCGTCGGCAAGGAAAACCTTGACAAACTTTATCCGCGCTTCTTCAATCCGCATGTGAGCGAGTGGTTCTACACGGATCCGGCTTATCTGTGGTATCGTGAGTGCTTCATCGAGATGACCCAGGATCCGGATTGCAAGACCTACAACTGCACCGAGGGCGGGTGCCTGTTTGCCGACCATATCGACAGCATCCCGCTGGCAGACTTCCTTCGCCGGCACGGCTAA
- a CDS encoding B12-binding domain-containing radical SAM protein: MNAVVARPLRIVLSSMKHTTSGRHSSFMPVAIGFIASYLLSKLGDRVKVTLHEDPDELLTVIRNESVDVLALSHYCWNAELNYLTMRHAKRINPNIICVTGGPEFPIPEDFESCREFLLKHASIDIHVYGEGEVPFAALMERLAEGVSLEHLMSNPQLGSMSIHPQSGELVHGPRPDRLMDMDVIPSPYLMGLMDHFFDGEHAPMVQLARGCPYQCAFCDASQSWYSKVGRFSMGRVREELHLIAEKVKDHPHLVLAITDSNFGQYKEDVEVATILRELREIYHWPNAFDVTSGKSQHERILSVSDMLDNKFQLYSSTQSFNQETLEIIKRKNLGGEKWHEVLGEVKKRRMETAADYIIPMPKETKQSFLDGMKIYLEAGVDLIVPLTLVMLKGTPLASKEQRSLYEMQTKWRLVSRSIGTYAGERCFEVEEVCIATSTFSFQDYLDCRGFSYATILFRDPQYDVIEKHVRELGLSPFEFIMRAWELIRDGKSPISDIYDEFIRQTRIELFDAPELIKEFFDTEESYAKLLTGELGDNLLRRFRAMVVIDRAKEALMFAYDCLFDVAGDRLTDAQRAGLEASRRWASLVRDVGPVFAGQNFEGVERLLHSDYDIQAWYQDRSDKTLEDFCYQTTYRLWFDGQKIGDMLGTGERMYGKDKYLSIPRLLLYYDARHFWFRCDSVEREGAVGARPDRAGLDWKLQNWLS, encoded by the coding sequence ATGAACGCCGTCGTTGCGCGCCCTCTGCGAATCGTGCTCAGCAGCATGAAGCATACCACCTCGGGCCGCCACTCTAGCTTCATGCCAGTGGCGATCGGTTTCATCGCTTCGTATCTCTTATCCAAGCTTGGTGATCGGGTTAAGGTCACGTTGCATGAAGATCCGGATGAGTTGCTGACTGTCATCAGGAACGAGTCGGTTGATGTGCTCGCATTGTCGCATTACTGCTGGAATGCCGAGCTTAATTATCTGACCATGCGTCACGCCAAGCGAATTAATCCGAATATTATCTGCGTCACTGGCGGCCCCGAGTTCCCGATACCCGAAGATTTCGAAAGCTGCCGTGAGTTTTTGCTCAAGCACGCGTCCATCGACATTCACGTCTACGGTGAAGGGGAAGTGCCTTTCGCCGCATTGATGGAGCGTCTTGCCGAGGGTGTCTCGCTTGAGCATTTGATGTCCAATCCGCAACTGGGCAGCATGTCGATCCACCCGCAAAGCGGCGAGTTGGTTCATGGACCGCGCCCGGATCGTCTGATGGACATGGACGTAATTCCGTCCCCCTATTTGATGGGGTTGATGGATCACTTCTTTGACGGCGAACATGCGCCCATGGTCCAGCTGGCGCGCGGCTGTCCCTATCAGTGCGCCTTCTGCGACGCTTCGCAATCTTGGTATTCCAAGGTTGGTCGCTTCAGCATGGGACGGGTGCGCGAGGAGTTGCACCTCATCGCCGAGAAGGTCAAGGATCATCCCCATCTGGTGCTGGCGATTACCGATTCTAATTTCGGGCAGTACAAGGAAGATGTGGAGGTGGCGACGATCTTGCGTGAACTGCGCGAGATCTATCACTGGCCCAACGCTTTCGACGTCACCAGCGGCAAGTCACAGCATGAACGCATTCTTTCGGTCTCGGACATGCTGGACAACAAGTTCCAGCTCTACAGCTCGACCCAGTCGTTCAACCAGGAAACACTGGAGATCATCAAGCGTAAGAACCTGGGGGGCGAGAAGTGGCACGAAGTGTTGGGCGAGGTCAAAAAGCGCCGGATGGAAACCGCTGCTGACTACATCATCCCCATGCCTAAGGAAACCAAGCAATCCTTTTTAGACGGCATGAAGATTTACCTTGAGGCTGGCGTTGATCTGATTGTCCCGCTTACCTTGGTGATGCTCAAGGGCACGCCGCTTGCGTCCAAAGAGCAACGTAGTTTGTACGAAATGCAGACTAAGTGGCGCTTGGTTTCCCGCAGTATCGGTACCTATGCCGGTGAACGCTGCTTCGAGGTCGAGGAAGTGTGTATCGCCACGAGCACTTTCTCGTTCCAGGATTACCTGGATTGCCGGGGCTTTTCTTACGCCACCATCTTGTTCCGCGATCCGCAATACGACGTAATCGAGAAGCATGTGCGAGAACTCGGCCTGTCGCCTTTCGAGTTCATCATGCGGGCGTGGGAGCTGATCCGGGACGGCAAGTCGCCGATCTCGGATATCTACGACGAATTCATCCGCCAGACGCGGATCGAATTGTTCGATGCGCCGGAATTGATCAAGGAGTTTTTTGACACGGAGGAGAGCTACGCCAAGTTGCTGACCGGTGAGTTGGGTGACAACTTGTTGCGGCGATTCCGGGCCATGGTGGTTATCGACCGCGCCAAGGAAGCGCTGATGTTTGCGTATGATTGCCTGTTCGACGTCGCGGGAGATCGGCTGACAGACGCCCAGCGCGCCGGCCTGGAAGCGTCGCGCCGTTGGGCGTCTTTGGTCCGCGACGTGGGGCCGGTGTTTGCCGGGCAGAATTTCGAAGGTGTGGAGCGTCTGCTTCACAGCGATTACGATATCCAGGCTTGGTACCAGGATCGCAGTGATAAGACCCTTGAGGATTTTTGTTATCAGACGACCTACCGTTTGTGGTTCGACGGCCAGAAGATTGGGGACATGCTGGGCACCGGCGAACGCATGTATGGCAAGGACAAGTACTTGAGCATTCCCAGGTTGTTGCTTTATTACGACGCCCGCCACTTCTGGTTCCGTTGCGATAGTGTGGAGCGTGAAGGTGCTGTTGGCGCTCGGCCTGATCGGGCGGGACTTGATTGGAAGCTACAAAACTGGTTATCTTGA